One Hordeum vulgare subsp. vulgare chromosome 4H, MorexV3_pseudomolecules_assembly, whole genome shotgun sequence DNA window includes the following coding sequences:
- the LOC123447219 gene encoding ribonuclease TUDOR 1-like — MASNTGASGWLRGKVKAVTSGDCLLIMGSTKAEIPPEKSITLSYLMAPRLARRGGVDEPFAWESREFLRKLCVGKEVTFRVDYTAPNIGREFGTVYLGDKNVAYLVVAAGWARVKEQGPKGGEPLPNVSELIRLEEVAKQQGLGRWSKEPGAAEESIRDLPPSAIGELSGFDAKGFAVANKGKSLEAIVEQVRDGSTVRVYLLPSFQFVQIYVAGVQAPSMGRRPPNPTVVAEPEGTTNGTTNGDDSGEAPAPLTTAQRLAASTASTEVPPDRFGREAKHFTETRVLNRDVRIVVEGTDSFSNIIGSVYYPDGDTAKDLSLELVENGLAKYVEWSANMLDVEVKIKLKNAELQAKKEQLRIWTGFKPPVTNSKPIHDQKFTGKVVEVVSGDCIIVADDAAPYGSPSAERRVNLSSIRAPKLGNPRREDNKPENFARESKEFLRTRLIGKQVTVEMEYSRRISTMDGQNAMPAVNSADTRVLDYGSVFLGSPSQADGDDTSSVPSTGTQPKINVAELLLSRGFAAISKHRDYEERSHYFDALLAAHSRAEKAKKGVHSDKLPPVMHITDLTMVNSKKAKDFLPFLQRNRRHTAIVEYVFSGHRFKLTIPKETCSIAFSLSGVRCPGKDEPYSSEAIALMRRMVLQRDVEIEVETVDRTGTFIGSLWESKTNVGSVLLESGLAKLSSFGLDRIPDAHVLTRAEKLAKQQKLKIWENYVEGEEVTNGSASESKQKEILKVVATEVLGGGKFYAQTVGDQRVASIQQQLASLKLKEAPVIGAFNPAKGEIVLAQFSVDNSWNRAMIVNGPRGAVESVDDKFEVFYIDFGNQEVVPYNRIRPADPSVSSSPPLAQLCSLAFIKVPGLEDDNGQEAAEYLSECLLSSSKQYRAMIEERDTTGGKVKGQGTGPVLIVTLVDPETESSINAAMLEEGLARLERGKRWDTKERKTALENLEQFQEKAKKERLRLWQYGDVESDEEEQAPGGRRPPPRR; from the exons ATGGCATCAAACACAGGAGCTTCAGGATGGCTAAGGGGCAAGGTGAAGGCTGTGACTTCTGGGGACTGCCTTCTCATCATGGGGAGCACCAAGGCAGAGATCCCGCCAGAGAAGTCCATCACTCTGTCATACCTTATGGCCCCAAGGCTG GCTCGTCGTGGTGGAGTCGATGAGCCATTTGCTTGGGAAAGCAGGGAGTTTCTGAGGAAACTTTGCGTAGGAAAG GAGGTCACATTCAGAGTGGATTACACAGCTCCTAACAtcgggcgagaatttggcactgtcTACCTCGGCGACAAGAACGTTGCCTACTTGGTGGTTGCTGCAGGATGGGCGAGG GTAAAGGAGCAAGGCCCCAAGGGGGGTGAACCACTCCCAAATGTCTCTGAGCTTATAAGGTTGGAGGAAGTTGCTAAGCAACAGGGTTTAGGCCGTTGGAGCAAG GAACCTGGTGCTGCTGAAGAATCGATAAGAGATCTTCCACCATCAGCAATTGGTGAACTAAGTGGTTTTGATGCAAAGGGTTTTGCAGTTGCAAATAAAGGCAAGAGTCTGGAAGCCATTGTTGAACAAGTTCGCGATGGCAGTACTGTTCGTGTTTACTTGCTTCCAAGTTTccaatttgtccagatatatgttGCTGGAGTGCAG GCCCCATCCATGGGGAGACGCCCACCGAATCCTACTGTTGTTGCCGAACCAGAGGGCACTACTAACGGCACTACAAATGGTGATGATTCTGGGGAAGCTCCTGCACCACTGACAACAGCACAAAGGCTTGCTGCATCTACAGCCTCTACTGAAGTTCCACCAGATAGGTTTGGAAGAGAAGCTAAGCATTTCACAGAGACCCGAGTTCTGAACAGAGAT GTGCGCATTGTGGTGGAGGGCACAGACAGTTTCAGTAATATAATTGGTTCGGTGTATTACCCTGATGGTGACACTGCTAAGGACTTGTCCCTTGAGCTTGTTGAAAAT GGTCTTGCAAAGTATGTTGAGTGGAGTGCGAACATGCTAGATGTTGAAGTTAAAATAAAGCTGAAGAATGCCGAACTTCAGGCAAAAAAGGAACAGCTGAGAATTTGGACTGGATTTAAACCACCAGTGACAAATTCGAAGCCAATCCATGATCAGAAATTCACTGGAAAG GTGGTAGAAGTTGTGAGTGGAGATTGTATTATTGTTGCTGATGATGCTGCTCCTTATGGAAGTCCTTCAGCAGAACGGCGGGTTAATCTTTCAAGTATTAGAGCTCCTAAGCTAGGCAATCCTCGCAGAGAGGACAACAAGCCTGAAAATTTTGCTCGTGAATCGAAGGAATTCTTGCGCACACGGTTGATTGGCAAACAG GTGACCGTGGAAATGGAATATTCTAGAAGGATCAGCACCATGGATGGACAGAATGCTATGCCTGCAGTGAACTCGGCTGATACTAGAGTTTTGGATTATGGTTCAGTTTTTCTAGGTTCGCCATCGCAGGCCGATGGTGATGACACATCTTCTGTTCCGAGCACAGGCACCCAGCCTAAAATTAATGTTGCTGAGCTTTTGCTCTCACGGGGCTTTGCTGCGATATCAAAACACCGTGACTATGAGGAAAGATCACATTATTTTGATGCTCTATTAGCAGCGCACTCGCGTGCTGAGAAAGCAAAGAAGGGAGTTCACTCTGATAAACTTCCTCCTGTGATGCATATAACTGATTTAACAATG GTTAATTCTAAGAAGGCCAAAGATTTCCTTCCCTTCCTACAGCGGAATAGAAGGCATACTGCCATTGTTGAATATGTTTTCAGTGGTCATCGTTTCAAACTAACAATTCCGAAGGAGACTTGCAGCATCGCCTTTTCATTGTCCGGTGTTAGGTGCCCTGGTAAAGATGAGCCCTACTCAAGCGAAGCTATTGCCTTGATGAGGAGGATGGTTCTACAGCGCGATGTGGAG ATTGAGGTTGAAACGGTTGATAGAACTGGAACATTCATAGGTTCCTTGTGGGAGTCGAAGACCAACGTGGGTTCTGTTCTTTTAGAGTCTGGCTTGGCCAAGCTTAGTTCATTTGGCTTGGATAGGATTCCAGATGCTCATGTCCTCACAAGAGCTGAAAAGTTAGCAAAGCAGCAGAAACTGAAG ATATGGGAGAACTATGTCGAGGGTGAAGAAGTTACTAATGGGTCAGCCTCTGAATCCAAACAGAAGGAAATTCTCAAG GTTGTTGCTACTGAAGTTCTTGGTGGTGGAAAGTTCTATGCCCAGACAGTAGGTGACCAGAGAGTAGCTTCCATCCAACAACAGCTTGCATCCTTGAAACTTAAGGAGGCACCAGTCATTGGTGCTTTTAATCCTGCGAAGGGAGAAATAGTCCTTGCTCAGTTTAGCGTCGACAATTCTTGGAATAGAGCCATG ATTGTTAATGGACCCCGAGGAGCTGTCGAGTCTGTAGATGACAAATTTGAAGTATTCTACATTGATTTTGGTAACCAAGAAGTGGTTCCTTACAACCGCATACGGCCTGCAGACCCATCagtatcctcttctcctcctcttgctcAGCTGTGCAGCCTTGCCTTCATAAAAGTTCCTGGTCTGGAAGATGATAATGGTCAGGAAGCAGCAGAGTATCTTAGCGAATGCTTGCTAAGCAGTTCAAAACAATACCGGGCAATGATCGAAGAGCGTGACACTACCGGTGGAAAAGTGAAGGGTCAAGGCACTGGACCTGTTCTCATTGTGACTCTTGTTGATCCAGAGACAGAATCCAGCATCAATGCTGCCATGCTTGAG GAAGGGCTTGCCCGACTTGAAAGGGGCAAGAGATGGGACACAAAGGAGAGGAAGACAGCTCTCGAGAATCTGGAACAGTTCCAGGAGAAGGCGAAGAAGGAAAGGCTGCGCCTGTGGCAGTATGGAGACGTTGAATCCGACGAGGAAGAGCAAGCTCCAGGCGGGAGGAGACCCCCGCCGCGTCGGTAG